The Mycobacteriales bacterium nucleotide sequence TGACCTCGGAAACCCAAGCGCTCGCCGACGACGTCGCGCGCCTGGTGGCCCAGGACGTCCACTCGCTGCCCGACGTTCTGCTGCTGTCCGACACCGAGGCGCTCCTTGCGCTGCGCCGCCGCCTCGACGGCGTACTGGCCCGGCGCCTCCAGGTGCTCGACACCCGCGACGTCACCACCACCGAACGCGGACAGTCCACCAAGACCTGGCTGGTCGAAGAGCACCAGCTCTCCGTCGGTGACGCCGCCGCCCGGTTGCGCGTCGCGCGCAGCGCCGCGTCGCGTCCGGCGATCGTGGACGCGATGCTCGCCGGCGAGGCCACTCAGGACCAAGCCGGCCTGATCCTGGGCTTCCTGCCAAAGCTGCCCAAGGCCGAGCAGCGCGACGCCGCCGAGAAGGAGCTGTTGGATGCGGCCCGGTTCGCCGACCCGACGCTGCTCGGTCGCGGGCTGCGTGAGCTGGCTGACCGACTCTGCCTGAACGAGACGGCCGAGGAACGGGCCGTGCGAGCCCGCGAAGGCCGCTATCTGACCCTGACCGACACCTTCGACGAGATGGTCCGCGTCGACGGGATGCTCGACCGGGTCGGCGCCACCATCCTCCGCAAAGCGCTTTACCCGCTGTCGGCGAGAGCCGGGGAGGTCGACGAGCGCACGCCAGTGCAGCGTCAGGCCGACGCGCTGGTCGAGCTCGCGCGCCTGACGATGAATGCCGGCAGCCTGCCGGAGACCGCCGGGGAACCCACCCAGGTCCTCGTCACGACCTTCCTGTCCGACCTGCTCCGCAGCCTCGAAGCGGGCGAGAGCTGCCAGTCCAGCGTCGACGGGGTTGCGATCACCCCGAACACTGCGCGGATGTTCGCCTGTGACGCCGGAATCATCCCCGCGGTGATGGGCGGGGCGAGCGAAGTCCTCGACCTGGGGCGTAGCACTCGCACCTGGTCACGCGCCCAGCGGCGAGCCGCGAAGCTGCGCGCAAACGGGCACTGCGAGGCGCCCGGCTGCCGCGCCGCGATCGAACGCTGCGACCTCCACCACTCCGACTACTGGTCCCACGGTGGCGCGACCGACCTAGCCAGCGCGATCTACCTGTGCGCGTATCACCACTGGCTGGAACATCACACCGCCTGGCATTTCAGCCGCAACAAGGACGGCACCGTCGAAGTCCGAAAAACGTAGGAAGCCCGTTCCTACTCGGCACCGTCATCGGCGGTCAGGTCCTCGGCGGTCAGTTCGTCCGCCGGACGGTCGGTGGTTGCGCCTTCACTCTCGCGCTCGAAGACGTCCGCCGCCTTGAGGTCGGGCGACGTCTGCTGCGCCACCTCGGCAGCCGCTTCTTCGTCGGACAGACCTTCGCCTGCGGGGCGGGTGGTGCCGGGGGTCACGGGCGACTCAGGTGTGCTCATGTCGTTGACATGCCCCGGCGAGGGCCGAGAACCCGTCGTCAGCCGAAGACGAACGGCTGGTAGTCGTTGGCCTTCGACTCCGCGATGAGTGCGAGCAGTTTCGGCCGGCCGGCGGCGTTGAGCAGGTACTTGCGCGGCTTGCCGGGGACGTTGGTGCCGAAGTAGTAGCTCTTCTCGGTGAACGACGGTGGCCGGCGGGCGGCGCGGTCGATCATCGCGGTCCAGCGTTCCTCGATCTCCGGCGTGACCTCGATCGTTCGCGTACCGCGGTCCCGCGCGGCGATGATCAGGTCAGTGACGAAGTCGACCTGGTCGCCGTTGTAGCGGGGGTTGTTGCCAGCGGCAGCGTGCGGGCCCCCGGGGAAGAAGAAGTTCGGGAAGCCGGCGGTCTGCACACCCAGGTACGTCGACGGGCCGTCCGCCCAGTGGTCGGTCAGCGCGACGCCGTCGGCGCCGACGATGCCCATCCGCGACAGTGCGCCCGTGCCGAAGTCGAAACCGGTCGCCCACACCACGACGTCGAGCTCGCGCACCCCGTCCGCCGTCTCGATCCCGGCTTCGGTGAGCCGCAGGATCGGCGTCGCCTGAAGATCGACCAGGGTGACCTTCGGCGAGTTGAAGGCTTCGAAGTAGCCGGTGACGAACGGCGGCCGCTTCTCCCCGAAGCGATGGTCGGTCGGGATCAGCCGGTCTGCGACGGCGGGGTCGGCGACGATCCCGCGGATCTTGGCGGCGATGAACTCACACCACGCGTCGTTGGCGGCCTCGTCGAACGTCAGGTCGAGATAGTGGCTGACGATCTTGCCGAAGCCGGGCCTGGCCCACATCTGCTCGTAGAAGGCGAGCCGCTCGGCAGGCGTGTCGTCGGAGGACTTGCGATCACCGGGCGGGTGCAGGAAGCCGGCCAAAGAGGTGTCGAGGATGTGCTTGATGGCCGGGAAGTCGGCGCGCAGCTGCGCCTGCTCCGCCTCGGTGATAGGCGCGTTGTTGAGCGGTGTACACCAGTTCGGGGTCCGCTGGTAGACGGTGAGCGAGGCGACCTCGTCGAGGATCGCCGGCACCAGCTGTACGCCGCTGGACCCAGTGCCGACGACCGCCACCCGCTTGCCGGCGAAGTCGACGGGTTCGGCCGGCCACAGCCCGGTGTGCAGCTGCGTGCCGGCGAAGTCGTCGCGGCCGGCGACGTCGGGAAAGAACGGGACGGACAGCACCCCGGTCGCTGCGACGAGGAACTGCGTGGTCGTCGTCGAGCCGTCGCCGGCGATCACCGTCCACGTGCCGTCGGCGTACGTCGCGGCCGTGACGCGCGCGCCGAGCCGGATGTGGTCACGCAGCCCGAACCGGTCGACGACGTGGTTGAGATAACGCTCGATCTCCGGCTGCCCGGCGAAGTGCTCCGACCACTCCCACTCGTCGAAGAGCTCGCGAGAGAACAAGTACCCGTAGGTGTAGCTCTCGGAGTCGAACCGTGCGCCGGGGTAGCGGTTCCAGAACCAGGTGCCACCCACGCCGTCCCCGGCCTCGAGCAGCAAGGCCGAGAACCCGGCCTCGAGCGCTCGGTAGAGCTGGTAGATCCCCGTGATGCCGGCGCCGACGATCAGTACGTCGACGTCGCGGTCGGCAGGCATGGCGGCTGAGTGTACCGATCGGTACAGAGCGAGTCGGTACAGTGCCGCGCATGAGCGCCGATCTGACGTTTGCCGACGTGTTCGCGGGTGTCATGACCACGATCGCGCGGTACAACCACGCGGTCGACGACGGCCGCACCGACGACGCAGTCGCGACGTACTGCGCCGACGGCAGCTGCGACATCCCGGGGCTCGGGGCGCATGAGGGCCACGAGGCGTTGCGCGCGGCGTACACCATGGTCGAGCCGAAGGGGCCGCAGTGCCACCTGGTCAGCGGCACCCACATCACCGACTGGTCGGCCGACCGAGCGAGCGCGGTCAGCGACTTCGCGTT carries:
- a CDS encoding DUF222 domain-containing protein; the protein is MLTSETQALADDVARLVAQDVHSLPDVLLLSDTEALLALRRRLDGVLARRLQVLDTRDVTTTERGQSTKTWLVEEHQLSVGDAAARLRVARSAASRPAIVDAMLAGEATQDQAGLILGFLPKLPKAEQRDAAEKELLDAARFADPTLLGRGLRELADRLCLNETAEERAVRAREGRYLTLTDTFDEMVRVDGMLDRVGATILRKALYPLSARAGEVDERTPVQRQADALVELARLTMNAGSLPETAGEPTQVLVTTFLSDLLRSLEAGESCQSSVDGVAITPNTARMFACDAGIIPAVMGGASEVLDLGRSTRTWSRAQRRAAKLRANGHCEAPGCRAAIERCDLHHSDYWSHGGATDLASAIYLCAYHHWLEHHTAWHFSRNKDGTVEVRKT
- a CDS encoding NAD(P)/FAD-dependent oxidoreductase; amino-acid sequence: MPADRDVDVLIVGAGITGIYQLYRALEAGFSALLLEAGDGVGGTWFWNRYPGARFDSESYTYGYLFSRELFDEWEWSEHFAGQPEIERYLNHVVDRFGLRDHIRLGARVTAATYADGTWTVIAGDGSTTTTQFLVAATGVLSVPFFPDVAGRDDFAGTQLHTGLWPAEPVDFAGKRVAVVGTGSSGVQLVPAILDEVASLTVYQRTPNWCTPLNNAPITEAEQAQLRADFPAIKHILDTSLAGFLHPPGDRKSSDDTPAERLAFYEQMWARPGFGKIVSHYLDLTFDEAANDAWCEFIAAKIRGIVADPAVADRLIPTDHRFGEKRPPFVTGYFEAFNSPKVTLVDLQATPILRLTEAGIETADGVRELDVVVWATGFDFGTGALSRMGIVGADGVALTDHWADGPSTYLGVQTAGFPNFFFPGGPHAAAGNNPRYNGDQVDFVTDLIIAARDRGTRTIEVTPEIEERWTAMIDRAARRPPSFTEKSYYFGTNVPGKPRKYLLNAAGRPKLLALIAESKANDYQPFVFG
- a CDS encoding nuclear transport factor 2 family protein encodes the protein MSADLTFADVFAGVMTTIARYNHAVDDGRTDDAVATYCADGSCDIPGLGAHEGHEALRAAYTMVEPKGPQCHLVSGTHITDWSADRASAVSDFAFLVKRDTVWTVMLTGRYTDELCRDGDVWRFHRRVGTFR